The sequence below is a genomic window from Lolium perenne isolate Kyuss_39 chromosome 4, Kyuss_2.0, whole genome shotgun sequence.
gtctttcttgaggAGATCGGTGAGAGgcttggcgatcttggagaaattttcaacgaatcggcggcagTAACTTGCCAAACCGAGGAAACTTCTCACTTGCTTGACGTTCTTCGGAGGAAGCCATTCAACAATTGCCTTGACCATTTCAGGATTGACAGCGATGCCTTTTCCGAAAATGACATGGCCAAGATACACGACTTCAGGAAGCCAGAATTCGCACTTAGAGAACTTGGCATAGAggcgatgttcacgaagcttcaGGAGTATGAGGCGAAGGTGCTCTTCATGCTCCTCATTGGACTTTGAgtagatgaggatatcatcgagATAGACTACAACAAACTTGTCGAGATACTCCATGAAAATGTAGTTCATCAGATGAGAGAAAGTGGCTGGAGCATTGGTGagaccaaaggacatgacggtgtatTCGTAGAGGCCATAACGAGTTTTGAAGGTTGTCTTGGGTATATCCTCTTTGCgaattttgatttggtgataaccgcttctcaaatccatcttagagAACACAGTTGCACCCGCAAGTTGATCGAAGAGATCATTCATACGAGGAAGAGGATATGTATTCTTGATCGTTTTCTCATTGAGAGGGCGGTAGTCAACCACCAATCAATCAATTTTATCCTTTTTCTTGATGAAGATGGTAGGACATCCCCATGGAGAAGTACTCGGCTGAATGAAACCAAGTTTTTGCAACTCCTCAAGCTGCTTCTTGAGTTCAGCCAACTCATTGGGACCCATCTTGTATGGCTGCTTGGAGATAGGAGCCGTTCCAGGTTCTAGTTCGATGATGAACTCAACAGCCCTGTCAGGTGGCATACCTGGAAGTTCTTCAGGAAAGACGCCAGGAAAGTCGCAAACCACTGGTATAGATTCAAGCTCCGGAAGAGGGTTAGCATTCAAAGCgaagagctgaacggaaggtgTCTGGGAAGGTGAATAGACTATGTGGCCTATCGAAGTAGGAAGGGAAACTGAATACTTGGTGCAATCAATTACAGCTTTGTTGGCCTTCAACCAATCCATGCCGAGAATGACATCAATTTCCGAATTGCCGAGAGCTATGAGCGAAGCAAGAAACATATAGCCTCCAGTGAGAATTTGATTGCCATGGCTTATCTTGGAAACTTGCATATGTGCTCCTGGAGAGTTCACCGTGAGGTTAACGGGCAAAGGACCCATAGGTAACTCCTGAGTTAGAGCAAACTTTTGAGAGACAAAGGAAAGTGATGCTCCGGTATCAAACAGAACTTTAGCAGAGATTGAGTTCACAGGAAGAACACCAAGCACGACTTCAGGTGCCTTTTCAGGTTGCAGAGTTGTGACATTGTTCACCCATACACTTTTCGTACCAGGCTTATTGTTATAGTTGAAAGCCTTGGACGGTTGTAGAGTATTGTTCTGATAGCAGTTGCGTGAAGTGTGTCCTGGATCACCACACTTGAAACAAACTTTTGCAGAAGGGCGAGGACCCATTGGTCTTGCCAGAACTTCAGAACTAGGCCTTTGCTGAGCATCAACACTTTGACTTTGCTTAGCTTGATTGCCAGGCCTTTGCTAAACTTGAGAGCCCCTTGTAACAACAACAGGGGTGGGTGGGCGGGAAACAAAACCTTTCGGTTTAGGCATGTAGGTGGGTTGTCCAGGAGCTGCATAGGGAACCCAAATCCTACGTTTCTGAGGAGGCATAGCAGTTGTTGAGGAAGGAGTTGCTTCGCGAGAGCGCTTACGAGACTCTTCTAGCACTGCACGACCATACTCTTCTTGAAGCGCTGTGTTAACGAGCTCCTCGAAGGTATTGCACTTGACCAAGAGTATAGCATACTTGATCTCTGGGTTCAGGCCTTTGCGAAACATGGCTTGCTTTTTGGCATCTGTAGATACCTCATCTCCAGCATAGCGAGCCAGTTTTAAGAAAGCATCTCTATAAGCCAGCACAGTTTTGCTTCCTTGAGAAAGGTTGCAGAACTCTTCCCGCTTTCTCTCCATGATGCTATCAGGAATGTGATGACGCTTGAAGAGCAGCTGAAACTCATCCCAGGTAGTGATTGCATCTGGTGCTTTCATCAGCAGATAATTGTCCCACCATGCGGCTGAAACTCCACGAAGAAGATATGTCACATAAGGAACACGGTCCTCATTAGCCACATGTGTCACACTGATAGTCTTGTTCATCTCGCGTAACCAATCATCGGCATCAATTGGCTCTGCGGTGACATCAAAAGTGCGCGGGTTGAGCTGGAGAAACTCCTGGATAGTGACACGTGGATTGCCACCATTGATTCTGTCTTGGCTTATCTGCATCTGATTTAGGACTTGCGCCATTTTAACCAGAGCTTGGTCCACTTCAGGTGGAGGAACATCTTCACCACTCTCCATTCTGAATGAGAACACCAAGGTTAGCATAATCATGGCTAAGGAAAACCCAATATTAGTGCTTAACGAGAACTTTAGGAATAACAAGAACATGGCATAGCTATCATCAATGTACAAGAGTTCAAGCACACGAGAGCTAGCCATAGCATGTAGAAGGTTAGACGATAGCAACAAGAATACTTCACATATCTCGCAAGATAGTGATATGTAGCTATACAGAAATTTTAGCATCAACAAGAGTCAACAAGACCCAAGTTATGCATATTGGAAGAGAACAACAAGGTATGAGCTTGACGAAACAACTCCGGAGAAGGAAAGTTGATATATGCACCGGATCAAAGAAGTGGTCGAGATTGCACCGGAACAACGGAAGAGCATGTTGGCATGAAAATACCAACAGTTGCAAAGAGCAAGATCATATGTGGAGATTGATAACAGATGATATTGAAGCAACCATAGCACAAGAATTTTTAAAAACAACTTTTCCCTTGGGCACTACGGTCATCCCGAACACGACCAAACCTAGGTGAAATAGGTAAGAACAGAGTAAAACCGTTACACTTCCTTACCAGAGGGTGGGTGGGTGGGATAAGAAGTAAAAAGAATTCCTACTCTCACGCATAGGTTTTTTGCTATATATCTATCAAAATATTAGTTCTAGACACAACCACATCCGCTGCAAGGGCTCCTAAAGGCAGTccatgctctgataccaagtctgtaagccccaggagtagggAACGTAAGAGCGCGCAGGTATGAGGAGTTTATGTGTATGAGGTCACTACAAgggaccgtgaggtcgcctcgcattcccaagcttatgggtaggccaagcaaagCTCAACACGCCCATACACAATACCGACCTCATAGGCTCACGGTTAGTTCCCaggcctgagtgcttcaccttcctgtgcacttctcAACATACACGCAAGGTGCACATGTTACAAGGGTGGAATACAGAGTTACATATCACAGCAGAACCATCTATGatacaaaagatggaaataaagttatatagcaacgctctactgagcaagatccaaatgacacgcAAAAGGACACATGTCCCATCAGAACATCATACAATAAGCGGAAGCAAAaagtctgggtacagacaagatccaaatAGGACTAAGAGTCCAGAAATAAACAGTCGGGTCCAGAACCAACAAGCCACATGCTGCTGCCTAGGAGCGATCTTGCTACGCGACGAGGTCATCATCCGCGAACTCAACGAAGAACCATCAGCAACTGCTCAGCATCTTTCGTACCTGTTTGTCAAAAAGCGGTTgccagaaaaaagaaagaaaaatgagggtaagtaccattggcacgtacttgcgagacaagaccagatgtgctcgctggtgggcggtgtaaacttcgcccggctatatggtgggtttagcggcagcaaagcgacAACTAActtatagagacacgctacaacattcgtctatcaaagaaggtgagagagcgcataagctaacagttctatactctgcaaacaaaacccagccgatgcgatccccccttcgcaaggaagtactggcaaaggcactcacactattGACAATTTTATTAAACATCAGTTGAAGTAATGCTAAATTACTACGTAGATTATTAGCAAGTTATTAGCATCaggataaggtgtaagttgttctatgattgaGTTTAAcatctccaagtcgtccataaccgcggacacggcttttcgaaaagatttcacCCTGCAGGGATGCACTACTGTACCCATACACGCATGTTAGACTCCACAAGCAAGGGTTTTGAGGAAACTTGCCAGCGAAACCTCGCATCACAACCCCTCCCTTCACCACAGACCAAGTCCAAGAAGCCACCTATCTAGGTTAAATCCGTTCagagcccgatcgaaactccgaaGCGGATCTTgctgttgcgagaacggctaagaaggatcagagcccactagaggatgacctcttaacaatgcgGACCGCGCCTACGagcatgcaagagacaacggggatacaaggcacacatggcttccccaaaagtaacaccaAAACATCTGTCCACAAAGAAACAAAGCTTGCatgcccgggagaaacaaaacgtTACGAAACTAATTGTGGCACTTGGACAATGGAAGAAGTTCCGGTAATAGGTCGAGGGGGCCCCAGTGAAACCTCCCACGTGTGGTTAGTGCGCTCAGTCCTGGATCATAAAACAAGAACTCGTACTAATTATACAATTGGACACAAGTGAGCCATGGTAAAACCAAAATATAcatctgacccaccgatgcctctgcTTATCCATTTTAGTATTAATATTAAAGTGAACCATGATCATCCCCGACaaaccaacatatcccgataatagATCGAGATAACGTCAAAACCCTAAACTTgcgctacgactcgcaaggctcaaacatcaacaaAGGTTAATGGGTAAGGCGGGAAGACACGGCTCATATGTGTAACaggtggaaaggacacgtgacacaatagAACGCAACATATGGATAGCAAGAGAACAACGAGAGTAAaactgtaaaataggtgaaggaggTGGGCTCGCCTGTTAGATCGGAAGAGAAAACACGAACGCGATCTTCAGGGGTGATGTAGAGGAACTCCTTCTCGAACTGCTCAGCGTCGGTGTCTACTCGAGAAGAATCAAATAGCATATACAAGAAAAGAAATGGCGCGAATCAATACAAGaatgcaatgcgcaatatgatgcatgaggTGCAAGGTTTCATAtatagcaaaattaagtggggtgttTTCGAAagtcacataaaatgataagcaCCCTCACATAATATTTAGTTCAAGTTGCAATTTTAATTTGGCCGAACCAGggatgatgccaatgatgcatgacATTATGATATTTGAAAACCTCACATTTTTCTGATACAAATAGATATAAAATTTGTACAATTTGGAGTTAGGGTTTAAGAGATAtgaaagtttcaagttttagcaaTTTATCCCATTTTAAAAAGTTGTCAAATTTTAATTGTCCAAAAGTTGAAACAAACTTTATAGATGGATAGATCATGTTTTTCTGATACTCAAGCATATAAAGTTTAT
It includes:
- the LOC127323591 gene encoding uncharacterized protein encodes the protein MESGEDVPPPEVDQALVKMAQVLNQMQISQDRINGGNPRVTIQEFLQLNPRTFDVTAEPIDADDWLREMNKTISVTHVANEDRVPYVTYLLRGVSAAWWDNYLLMKAPDAITTWDEFQLLFKRHHIPDSIMERKREEFCNLSQGSKTVLAYRDAFLKLARYAGDEVSTDAKKQAMFRKGLNPEIKYAILLVKCNTFEELVNTALQEEYGRAVLEESRHTSRNCYQNNTLQPSKAFNYNNKPGTKSVWVNNVTTLQPEKAPEVVLGVLPVNSISAKVLFDTGASLSFVSQKFALTQELPMGPLPVNLTVNSPGAHMQVSKISHGNQILTGGYMFLASLIALGNSEIDVILGMDWLKANKAVIDCTKYSVSLPTSIGHIVYSPSQTPSVQLFALNANPLPELESIPVVCDFPGVFPEELPGMPPDRAVEFIIELEPGTAPISKQPYKMGPNELAELKKQLEELQKLGFIQPSTSPWGCPTIFIKKKDKID